Sequence from the Sulfuracidifex tepidarius genome:
ACAAGGTCACCTCCTGAATGACCTGAGGAGAATTATGTTCAGCAAATAGAAACCAACTGCTATCACTGTGAGGACTATGCCTAGGATCACGAAGTCGCCGGCGTAGTTTGACGGGCCTTCGCCGAAGAAGATAGGGAAAGGCCCTATCAGGACTACTCCTCCGAACCCGGCGGTCGGACTTGTTATGCTCCCCGCTATCACCAGAGCGAACCCCAGGAGGATGATCAGGAAGCCCAACAAGATTAACCTCATAAGTGTAGAATCTGCTTTACCACTAATAAGTCTGAACGTGAGATTTCATG
This genomic interval carries:
- a CDS encoding TIGR00304 family membrane protein; translated protein: MRLILLGFLIILLGFALVIAGSITSPTAGFGGVVLIGPFPIFFGEGPSNYAGDFVILGIVLTVIAVGFYLLNIILLRSFRR